The Teredinibacter sp. KSP-S5-2 genomic interval AGCGGTAACCGTAATTTCTTCTAGAACAGGCTTAGGGCCAGGTTGTGCAAATGCTATAGAAGGTATTGCAAGGCTGACGGCCAGTGCAATTGGTTTGATATTTAAATTAACACTCTTTTTTGAAAAATGACTCACGTTTCCCTCCGGAATTCTTTTCCGCGACGTTTTTTGAATTTAAACGGATGTTTATTTTGCGTTGCTCAATTTTTTATAATTTCTGAAAAGAGCAAAAGGCATAAAGCCCAAGATAGAATACGTCGCCGATTATGAGCATTTCAGAATGTATTGCAATGGCTTATTTGCATCCTTGCCAATAATTAGAAATATTCCATTATCTTTAAAATTTTTTGGCGCAAAAAATTGCATGCAGCTTATTGCGAAAAGTAAAGCTTATACCAGTCGACAAACTGTTTTACGCCTTCGTTTATCGGAGTATTGGGTTTGAAATTCGTTGTTTGCTGCAATGCACTGGCGTCAGCGTAAGTGGATGGCACATCGCCGGGTTGAATTGGCATCATATTTTTTATTGCGGGTTTGCCAATTGCGTTTTCTATCGCTTCGACAAATTCCATAAGTTTGACTGGCGCATTATTGCCGATATTAAAAACTTTGTACGGGGCTTTACTTGATGATGGGTCGGGATTTTCTCCACTCCATTCTGCATTGCCTTCCGGAATTTGATCGGTAACCCGAATGACGCCTTCGACAATGTCGTCGATGTACGTAAAGTCTCTATACATGTCGCCATTGTTGTATACATCAATGGGGGTGCCATTCAAAATACCTTTGGTAAATTTAAATAACGCCATATCAGGCCTACCCCATGGGCCGTAAACGGTAAAAAAGCGCAATCCAGTGGTAGGTAATCCGTATAAATGGCTGTATGTGTGCGCCATAAGCTCGTTGGATTTTTTACTTGCAGCGTAGAGGGAAACCGGGTGATCAACATTATCTTTTTCTGAAAATGGCTGCTTGGTGTTTGCGCCATACACAGAGCTTGAAGAGGCGTAACTTAAATGCTTGATCTTATGGTGGCGACAGCCTTCCAATATGTTGAGGAAGCCGACGATGTTGGAGTTGATGTAAGCATGTGGATTTTCAAGTGAGTATCGAACACCGGCCTGAGCTGCCAGGTGTACGACGCGATCAAACTGATGAGCTTCGAAGAGTTGCTCCATATCTGCTCGGTCGGCGATATCGATTTTGTGGAATTCAAACTCAGATTGTGTTTCCAGCTGCTTTAATCGATCAAGTTTAAGTTGAGGGTCGTAATAGTCATTCAGGTTATCTATCCCGACGACGCTATCTCCGCGTTCCAGTAACTGCTTGGATAAATGATAACCTATGAAACCTGCTGCACCGGTAACTAAAAACTTCATGCAATGTGTTCTCTAAAATCTGGGTGAAAAAAGGGGGATGACAGCCTGTCAGGCCAAGATTTACGGCCGGTAGATACTACCAGTATTTCTGTCAGTCCGCGATCTGTGTTTAAATAGACGTCCTTTAAGTAGGCATATTGCCCAACTTAGATCTAAAGTCGTATGCAGAATATTACACTGCTGAGAGTTTCCCATTGATTACAGACCTAGAAAATAACACAACATTCGACAGCCTGGCCTTGTCAGATACGACGCTTCGTGCCTTGGCAGAGCTGAAATTTAAGTATTGTTCGCCGATTCAGGCCAAGTCGCTGCCGATATCTCTCAGTGGCCACGATGTGCTGGGTAAAGCGCAAACTGGTACAGGTAAAACCGCGGCTTTTTTAATTGCGGTGATCGAAGACCTGAATAATTCCCCTGCTCCGGAAGAGCGCTATGCCGGGGAGGCCCGGGCCTTGATTATTGCTCCGACTCGCGAGTTAGTGATGCAAATTGCTAAAGATGCCAAGGAGCTGACAAAATACACAGATTTGTCTGTTCACACTCTGGTCGGAGGGGTGGATTACAACAAGCAGTTGCAGGCCTTGCATGGAGAGTTTGTCGATATTCTGGTTGCAACGCCTGGTCGTTTGCTGGACTTCTGCGAGAAGCGGGAAGTATTTCTGGACCAGGTTGAGGTGCTGGTGATTGATGAGGCGGACAGGATGCTTGATATGGGGTTTATTCCCCAGGTTAAGCGCATTATTCGCATGACTCCGAGAAAAACCCACAGACAAACCATGTGCTTTTCGGCCACATTTTCTGCTGATGTATTGAACCTCACCGAGCAATGGATGGAAGACCCTGTTCGGGTTGAGATCGAGCCTGAGACGGTGGCCACCGAAACGGTTGAACAGCATGTGTACATGGCTGCGGGCGATGAAAAATTGGTGATTCTTGGAAATCTGTTGCGACAACCGGAAGTGTCGAGCCTGATGATTTTTACCAACCGTCGCGATGAGTGCCGCAAGTTATTTGAGGCCTTGCGATTTCAGGGGTATCGGGTTGGTCAGCTCTCAGGAGAGGTGGCGCAGACGAAACGCATTCGCACATTGGAAGACTTCAAAAAAGGCCGCCTTCAAGCAATTGTGGCAACAGACGTAGCGGGGCGGGGAATTCATATTGATGGCATTAGCCACGTGATTAACTACAACCTGCCGGAGGAGCCGGAAGACTATGTTCATCGTATTGGTCGGACTGGGCGGGCAGGTGCATCGGGCGTGTCCATTAGTTTTGCCTGTGAGGATGATGCTTTTAGGTTGCCTGCAATTGAGGCCTTACTTGGCGAAAAACTGAAATGTGTATTACCTCCTGAGCATCTACTGGCTTCAAAATAACACTCACCAGATTTGAGCGTTCGGTGCCCAATCTTAGGTCTCTTTCCTCGTTATCCACGAGTTTATTCTTCGGAAGTGCATTCGGTGTGAGTGTGCTTCATCTCTTTTCTTTCGTGCCCAATTGTTTGGGCGTTGTGTCTCGTTCTGTGTGTTTTTCTATAAATGCATAGTTTCCTCTAGTGCTTCCTATTTTTATAACTCAATAGTCGGAAATGTTATTTTTTATAAACAAACCGTAGGGCTTTAGGTGAGATACCTTGCATGAACAGAGGGAAACTGCTGCTTTGTTTCAGGCTCATCTACACTGATACAAATAGACTTTAGGTTAGCGGTGAGTTGGATGGAAAAAATTCTGGTTGTTGAAGATAGCCCAATGGTGATGAAAATTTTGCGACATGTTTTGTCACAAAGCGACCAGATAAAACCTGTTTATGCTGTGACGTTTGATGAAGCAAGAAAACAGCTTGCACAACATCGATTTGTCGCCGCCTTGGTGGATTTGTCTTTGCCGGATGCACCTAATGGGGAGGTGGTGGATTTTGTCTTGCAGCAGGGCATTCCCTGTGTGGTCTTGACCGGTAGTTTTGATGAGCAGAAGCGAGAGCAATTACTGGCTAAGGGGGTTGCCGATTATGTTACTAAAGAGGGGCGTTACTCCTATCAGTATGCTTTGGGTGTGATTCATAGATTAATCAAAAATCGAAAAATCAAAGTGCTTGTGGTAGATGACTCCGATACTCAGCGAGCAATAGCGGTTAACCTGTTGAAACT includes:
- a CDS encoding NAD-dependent epimerase, with product MKFLVTGAAGFIGYHLSKQLLERGDSVVGIDNLNDYYDPQLKLDRLKQLETQSEFEFHKIDIADRADMEQLFEAHQFDRVVHLAAQAGVRYSLENPHAYINSNIVGFLNILEGCRHHKIKHLSYASSSSVYGANTKQPFSEKDNVDHPVSLYAASKKSNELMAHTYSHLYGLPTTGLRFFTVYGPWGRPDMALFKFTKGILNGTPIDVYNNGDMYRDFTYIDDIVEGVIRVTDQIPEGNAEWSGENPDPSSSKAPYKVFNIGNNAPVKLMEFVEAIENAIGKPAIKNMMPIQPGDVPSTYADASALQQTTNFKPNTPINEGVKQFVDWYKLYFSQ
- the rhlB gene encoding ATP-dependent RNA helicase RhlB — protein: MITDLENNTTFDSLALSDTTLRALAELKFKYCSPIQAKSLPISLSGHDVLGKAQTGTGKTAAFLIAVIEDLNNSPAPEERYAGEARALIIAPTRELVMQIAKDAKELTKYTDLSVHTLVGGVDYNKQLQALHGEFVDILVATPGRLLDFCEKREVFLDQVEVLVIDEADRMLDMGFIPQVKRIIRMTPRKTHRQTMCFSATFSADVLNLTEQWMEDPVRVEIEPETVATETVEQHVYMAAGDEKLVILGNLLRQPEVSSLMIFTNRRDECRKLFEALRFQGYRVGQLSGEVAQTKRIRTLEDFKKGRLQAIVATDVAGRGIHIDGISHVINYNLPEEPEDYVHRIGRTGRAGASGVSISFACEDDAFRLPAIEALLGEKLKCVLPPEHLLASK